The Kribbella sp. NBC_00662 nucleotide sequence CTAGGTTGACACACCTCGCTTGTCAACCGAGGTTGCTAACCCGAGATGGGTTCACCCACCGGGTGGTGGGTTCACCACCACCCCTCCGGGCCGCGAACCCACCACCAGATGGGTTAACCCATCTCGGGGGTTTGACGGGTCGGCCAGGGGTGCTATATTCAACACGTCAGTTGATCAAGGGAATGGTTGATAAAGATGGCAGTTGATGATGATCAGCTCGACCGGTCGTTCGCGGCACTCGCCGACCCGGTCCGGCGGGCGATGATCGCGCGGCTGTCCCGCGGACCGGCCACGGTGAACGAGCTGGCCGAACCGTTCCCGATCACCAAACAGGCGGTGTCGCGGCACATCCAGGTGCTCGAGGCCGCCGGGCTGATCAGCCGGACCCGGGACGGCCAGCGCCGCCCGTGCCACCTGGTGCCGGCCGCCCTCGAAGCACTGACGAACTGGATCGACAACTACCGGCTCGAAACCGAACGCCGCTTCCGCCGGATGGAAGCACTGTTGAAGGAGCAGGAATCATGACTGGAACCGTCATCAACACCCCGACCGGCACCCCGTTCGTCGAGGTCACCCGGGAGTTCGCCGCCACGCCGGCGCAGCTGTTCAGGATCATGACCGACCGCGACCTGATCGCCGAATGGCTCGGCCCGCGCGACCTGGACGCGACCATCGAGGAGTACGACGTACGTCCCGGCGGCACCTACCGCTACATCCACCGTGACGACTCCGGTGAGTACGCGTTCCGCGGCGTCTTCCACTCCGTCGAGCAGGACAAGCTGATCATCCAGACCTTCGAGTGGGAGGGCGCGCCGGGCGAGGTGTGCATCGAGAAGATGACGCTCGAGCCGACCGACAGCGGCGTACGGCTGCACCAGCAGTCGGTGTTCCCGTCGGTCGACGCCCGCGACCAGTCGATCGAGTACGGCATGGAGAACGGCATCAACGACTCGATGGACCGCCTCGCCGAACTGCTCGCGAAGGAGAGCTGACCGATGAGCCAGGTCGTCGTCGACATCTCGGTGTCGGTGGACGGATACGTCACCGGGCCCAACGTCGGTCTCGACAACGGTCTCGGGGACGGCGGCATGGCCCTGCACGACTGGGTCTTCCACGGCACCGACGCGGACCGCGCCGTACTGGACGCCGCCTTCGAGGCGACCGGCGCGGTGATCCAGGGCCGGACGCTGTTCGACATCATCGACGCTCCCGGCGGGTGGAGCGAGGAGATGGGGTACGGCGCGAAGCCGACCGGCGAGGTGAATCCGCCGGTCTTCGTCGTCACCCGTACACCGCCGGAGAAGACCCGGCTGGGCGACCGTTTCCGCTTCGTCGGCAGCCCGTCGGAGGCAGTCGCCCAAGCGCTGGAAGTTGCCGGAAGCAAAGATGTTGTGGTGATGGGCGGTGGGCAGATCTGTCACGAGGTGCTCGCGGCCGGGCTCGCCGACGTACTGCGGTTGCACGTGGCATCCGTCGTACTCGGAGACGGGACCCGGCTGTTCCCGGCCGAGGCCGCGCCGGGGTACGCGCTGGAGCTGACCGAGGCTGTCTCGACACCGTCGGCGCAGCACCTCACCTACCGGGTGGTGAAGTAGCCATGGGCAACGTTATTGCGACCGCGGCGGTCTCGCTGGACGGCTTCGTCGCGGACACCGAGGACGCGGTAGGGCCGCTGTTCGACTGGTACAACAACGGCCCGGTCGAGGTCTACGGGACCGACCCGGGACGGCCGTTCCACCTCAGCCGGGCGAGCGCCGACTACCTCAACGCGACCTGGCCGAACGTCCGCTCGTGTGTGATCGGGCGCCGGTTGTTCGACATCACCAACGGGTGGAACGGCGTACCCGCCGTCGGCGAGCACGTCTTCGTCGTCACCCACGAACCGCCGGCCGACTGGCCGTTCCCGGACGCGCCGTTCACGTTCGTCAACGGCATCGAGGAGGCGATCGCGCAGGCCCGCGAGTACGCCGGCGACCACGACATCAGCGTCACCGGCGGCAACCTCACCGGCCAGGCAATCGCCGCCGGCCTGGTCGACGAGATCGCCTACAACCTCGTCCCGGCCCTCCTCGGCACCGGCATCAAGTTCTTCGGCGACTACCTCGGCCCCGAGGTCCTCCTCGACAACCCCCGCGTAGTAGAAGGCGACCGAGTCACCCACCTCCACTACCGCGTCATCCGGTGAGTCGCGGGTGGTCGGCGATGACGGTGCGGGAGCCGGGCTCTACTTCGGTGAAGCCGGCGTCTTGGACCACGGGGAGATCGGTCTGCAGCAAATGCGTCCACTGTGCGGGGGTCGCCGTACGAACGGACAGCGCGAAGTCCGTTGCCTGCCACTCCTTGCGGGCCCCTTCCGACAGGTCCCACCACGCTAGTTGGGCGGCGTGACCGCATTGGGCCATTGCCTTGCCGCTCGACATCTCCAGCGCCGGGTTCACCCACAACACAGGCGTGCCAGGCTGGAGCGGCGGTAGGTCGGCCGAGTCTTCGAAGTCGGTCCCGCTCACCTGGAGGTTGGCGAGCGGTCCGGGTACGTCGTCCACCGGCGTCGGCGGGAACACGCGGACCTCGGCCGGTGCACCTGCCTCGTCGTTCCCGGTGCCCGTCCCCGTCACCGTGATCCCCGGCAGTGCCTCGGTACG carries:
- a CDS encoding dihydrofolate reductase family protein, with product MGNVIATAAVSLDGFVADTEDAVGPLFDWYNNGPVEVYGTDPGRPFHLSRASADYLNATWPNVRSCVIGRRLFDITNGWNGVPAVGEHVFVVTHEPPADWPFPDAPFTFVNGIEEAIAQAREYAGDHDISVTGGNLTGQAIAAGLVDEIAYNLVPALLGTGIKFFGDYLGPEVLLDNPRVVEGDRVTHLHYRVIR
- a CDS encoding dihydrofolate reductase family protein, whose product is MSQVVVDISVSVDGYVTGPNVGLDNGLGDGGMALHDWVFHGTDADRAVLDAAFEATGAVIQGRTLFDIIDAPGGWSEEMGYGAKPTGEVNPPVFVVTRTPPEKTRLGDRFRFVGSPSEAVAQALEVAGSKDVVVMGGGQICHEVLAAGLADVLRLHVASVVLGDGTRLFPAEAAPGYALELTEAVSTPSAQHLTYRVVK
- a CDS encoding peptidyl-tRNA hydrolase translates to MEQVLTLVVRVEKNARPAQTDALETAARAVLAILSDERSYGEGEWASAVGAWQDDRIRKIVKRARGAEWRRTEALPGITVTGTGTGNDEAGAPAEVRVFPPTPVDDVPGPLANLQVSGTDFEDSADLPPLQPGTPVLWVNPALEMSSGKAMAQCGHAAQLAWWDLSEGARKEWQATDFALSVRTATPAQWTHLLQTDLPVVQDAGFTEVEPGSRTVIADHPRLTG
- a CDS encoding SRPBCC domain-containing protein, whose amino-acid sequence is MTGTVINTPTGTPFVEVTREFAATPAQLFRIMTDRDLIAEWLGPRDLDATIEEYDVRPGGTYRYIHRDDSGEYAFRGVFHSVEQDKLIIQTFEWEGAPGEVCIEKMTLEPTDSGVRLHQQSVFPSVDARDQSIEYGMENGINDSMDRLAELLAKES
- a CDS encoding ArsR/SmtB family transcription factor, whose translation is MAVDDDQLDRSFAALADPVRRAMIARLSRGPATVNELAEPFPITKQAVSRHIQVLEAAGLISRTRDGQRRPCHLVPAALEALTNWIDNYRLETERRFRRMEALLKEQES